A genome region from Hemitrygon akajei chromosome 14, sHemAka1.3, whole genome shotgun sequence includes the following:
- the anks1b gene encoding ankyrin repeat and sterile alpha motif domain-containing protein 1B isoform X12, which translates to MDPGNNTPPQLSPSLSQSTYTGGSLDIPSSHLMMQGDARRRINDSYFEDMPRSKLERQMAQQAEWSEPSITLRPPNEATSSTPVQYWQHHPEKLIFQSCDYEAYYLGSMLVKELRGTESTQDACSKMRASEQMKKIPTIVLSISYKGVKFIDATNKNIITEHEIRNISCAAQDPEDLSTFAYITKDLKSTHHYCHVFSAFDVNLAYEIILTLGQAFEVAYQLALQARKGGHGPPTMQDSLESKAGKPIPKPRASIRKSVVKHPNNRWSLDHIYTPHRPPHPPPPLPSKFHHSLPHKFQIDQPLLEQKTHTNVPWIVEPVQESKRGMNTKYETTIF; encoded by the exons GACCCTGGGAACAACACTCCTCCTCAACTTTCCCCATCCCTTAGCCAAAGCACTTACACTGGTGGCTCTCTTGATATCCCCTCTTCCCATTTAATGATGCAAGGGGACGCAAGAAGGCGAATCAATGACAGCTACTTTGAGGATATGCCTAGGTCAAAACTGGAAAGACAAATGGCTCAG CAGGCAGAATGGAGTGAGCCTTCCATTACTCTTCGGCCTCCGAATGAAGCCACCTCATCGACACCTGTGCAGTACTGGCAGCATCATCCCGAGAAACTGATTTTTCAGTCCTGTGACTATGAAGCATAC TATTTAGGTTCTATGCTGGTCAAGGAATTACGAGGAACAGAATCAACACAAGATGCATGTTCTAAGATGCGG GCTTCAGAACAAATGAAGAAGATCCCTACAATCGTACTTTCAATCTCATACAAAGGGGTAAAATTCATTGATGCTACAAATAAG AATATCATCACAGAGCATGAAATTAGAAATATTTCTTGTGCTGCTCAGGACCCTGAAGATCTTTCCACCTTTGCCTACATCACTAAAGACTTAAAGTCGACTCACCACTATTGTCATGTATTCAGTGCTTTTGATGTG AATTTAGCCTATGAGATCATTTTAACTCTGGGACAAGCCTTTGAAGTGGCTTATCAGTTGGCTCTGCAAGCCAGAAAAGGTGGCCATGGCCCGCCAACAATGCAAGACAGCCTTGAAAGCAAAGCTGGCAAACCCATCCCAAAGCCTCGAGCAAGTATCCGGAAATCTGTG GTGAAACATCCAAATAACAGATGGTCCTTAGATCATATTTACACCCCTCACAGGCCTccccatcctcctcctcctcttccttccaAGTTTCATCACTCTCTGCCGCACAAGTTTCAG ATTGATCAACCTCTTCTGGAACAAAAGACTCATACTAATGTACCATGGATTGTGGAACCAGTGCAAGAATCAAAAAGGGGAATGAATACCAAGTATGAGACCACAATATTCTAA
- the anks1b gene encoding ankyrin repeat and sterile alpha motif domain-containing protein 1B isoform X13, giving the protein MLVKELRGTESTQDACSKMRASEQMKKIPTIVLSISYKGVKFIDATNKNIITEHEIRNISCAAQDPEDLSTFAYITKDLKSTHHYCHVFSAFDVNLAYEIILTLGQAFEVAYQLALQARKGGHGPPTMQDSLESKAGKPIPKPRASIRKSVVKHPNNRWSLDHIYTPHRPPHPPPPLPSKFHHSLPHKFQIDQPLLEQKTHTNVPWIVEPVQESKRGMNTKYETTIF; this is encoded by the exons ATGCTGGTCAAGGAATTACGAGGAACAGAATCAACACAAGATGCATGTTCTAAGATGCGG GCTTCAGAACAAATGAAGAAGATCCCTACAATCGTACTTTCAATCTCATACAAAGGGGTAAAATTCATTGATGCTACAAATAAG AATATCATCACAGAGCATGAAATTAGAAATATTTCTTGTGCTGCTCAGGACCCTGAAGATCTTTCCACCTTTGCCTACATCACTAAAGACTTAAAGTCGACTCACCACTATTGTCATGTATTCAGTGCTTTTGATGTG AATTTAGCCTATGAGATCATTTTAACTCTGGGACAAGCCTTTGAAGTGGCTTATCAGTTGGCTCTGCAAGCCAGAAAAGGTGGCCATGGCCCGCCAACAATGCAAGACAGCCTTGAAAGCAAAGCTGGCAAACCCATCCCAAAGCCTCGAGCAAGTATCCGGAAATCTGTG GTGAAACATCCAAATAACAGATGGTCCTTAGATCATATTTACACCCCTCACAGGCCTccccatcctcctcctcctcttccttccaAGTTTCATCACTCTCTGCCGCACAAGTTTCAG ATTGATCAACCTCTTCTGGAACAAAAGACTCATACTAATGTACCATGGATTGTGGAACCAGTGCAAGAATCAAAAAGGGGAATGAATACCAAGTATGAGACCACAATATTCTAA